One Candidatus Saccharibacteria bacterium RAAC3_TM7_1 genomic region harbors:
- a CDS encoding hypothetical protein (RAAC3_TM7_1_208), whose product MNDETFLHERVQAIATFGGGLNPCRPVKFRRPNGREVMVTEIGLRHPVVQGSKTLHIFDVTDGGADYRLEFDSERLTWHLTREGDHI is encoded by the coding sequence ATGAATGACGAAACTTTCTTACATGAACGGGTGCAGGCAATTGCTACCTTTGGTGGTGGCCTCAACCCGTGTCGGCCGGTCAAGTTCAGGCGGCCAAACGGTCGTGAAGTCATGGTTACGGAAATTGGCCTGCGTCACCCGGTAGTGCAAGGCTCAAAAACACTTCATATTTTTGACGTGACCGACGGCGGAGCTGACTACCGGCTGGAGTTCGATAGCGAGCGGCTGACGTGGCATTTGACACGTGAGGGGGATCATATATGA
- a CDS encoding hypothetical protein (RAAC3_TM7_1_209) — translation MEPNKKETFASAATEEMTPSPAPATLAEEPVSSVPDIETEPPTGAHINNINNIDPDPQTALENMDPDATPADKEKVFTQPKKSHTKIFIIIAAVLVVFLAAAVAYYFLYMQPKPATSSTTTPSSSETTSSLESDITSATDTLTQGNSDESAVTDTDDSSYITDTDTSAAGVGDSIDESTF, via the coding sequence ATGGAACCAAATAAAAAAGAAACATTCGCGTCGGCAGCAACAGAAGAAATGACACCTTCGCCCGCACCAGCCACGCTAGCGGAAGAACCGGTCTCGTCTGTCCCTGATATAGAGACAGAACCGCCTACTGGCGCTCACATAAACAATATAAATAATATTGACCCAGACCCCCAGACCGCGCTGGAAAATATGGATCCAGACGCCACCCCAGCAGACAAAGAAAAAGTCTTTACCCAACCTAAAAAGTCACACACCAAAATATTCATCATCATCGCGGCTGTACTCGTCGTCTTCCTCGCAGCAGCCGTCGCCTACTACTTCCTCTATATGCAGCCAAAGCCAGCCACTTCTTCGACAACCACGCCTTCTTCCAGCGAGACAACTTCCAGCCTAGAGTCCGATATCACCTCAGCCACAGACACCCTGACTCAAGGCAATAGCGACGAATCAGCCGTCACCGACACTGACGACAGCTCATATATCACTGACACCGACACAAGCGCCGCAGGCGTAGGAGACAGCATCGATGAAAGCACATTCTAA
- a CDS encoding surface antigen (RAAC3_TM7_1_210) — protein sequence MKAHSNPSRLTAIVAIMATVFTLGTLPVSAVSDGNTLKSSNTCTRITTLESTATAALSSKLAAMNNNFSARTTKLDERKATIDQKVSAAREKASSNFDKAIARILERNLTDTQKEAVTTFQVAMKTAVKTRQEAVDTARATYRTNLAEAIKTHQVSLEATATAYQSAVETAFTTAKANCSDSTATATLRTAVKAARDTFKTARQELRTTNVTDVKSFMTARNDAIKAANEAFAMAAQEYSQTLEDSLSLSSAQ from the coding sequence ATGAAAGCACATTCTAATCCCTCACGGCTCACCGCCATCGTAGCCATAATGGCAACTGTTTTCACACTGGGCACTCTGCCCGTGTCGGCCGTATCAGACGGTAACACGCTAAAGTCATCCAACACTTGTACGCGCATTACAACGCTCGAGAGTACCGCGACGGCGGCTCTTTCTAGCAAGCTGGCGGCGATGAACAACAATTTCTCTGCCCGCACGACAAAACTTGACGAACGTAAAGCAACTATCGACCAAAAGGTCAGTGCTGCACGCGAAAAAGCCTCAAGCAATTTTGATAAAGCTATTGCAAGAATTCTAGAGAGAAACCTGACCGACACGCAAAAAGAAGCGGTCACAACATTCCAGGTAGCCATGAAGACAGCCGTAAAGACTCGACAGGAAGCAGTCGATACTGCTCGTGCTACCTACCGCACTAATCTGGCGGAAGCCATCAAAACTCACCAGGTCAGCTTGGAGGCCACTGCCACGGCCTACCAATCTGCTGTCGAGACGGCCTTTACAACCGCCAAAGCCAACTGTAGTGATAGCACTGCCACAGCGACGCTCCGTACCGCAGTTAAGGCTGCTCGTGATACATTCAAAACTGCCCGGCAGGAGCTTCGTACTACCAATGTTACCGACGTCAAATCATTTATGACGGCTAGAAACGATGCGATCAAAGCCGCAAATGAAGCCTTTGCCATGGCTGCACAGGAGTATAGCCAAACACTCGAGGATAGCCTTAGCCTTAGTAGCGCTCAGTAA
- a CDS encoding hypothetical protein (RAAC3_TM7_1_211), which produces MDEDRENKIEVRHEPTLIEAHEPALPRTDEAPVAPSVFPTQSPAVEKQHVNTPGSIILQWLSYAFWGWLILGLIWLVGIIAVNAIMGEAVEDVVPYAMAATIVLLPIAFVTDLFYRKHEPAKKTGAATVIMVIHVVLYALLGIGTLIAMVFTLLSMVIGSSDSQDSQMVALWVLGAATVFYALTFLRVLNPFKSKRFAMIFSFGMLVVTLGLLVWGVVGPVVTTVSLKDDRRIESHLGDVNDAVNSYISQNQKLPDSLSDVRIASGDGETLVDDGLVRYEKVGIVKSEISQNGQDEYRYKLCVTYDHADDSLSDSYRQSRDKNSDYSDGYNYYVETYGHPAGEVCYKLVETGDDYSSESSRSIFQ; this is translated from the coding sequence GTGGACGAAGATAGGGAAAATAAAATAGAAGTGCGGCACGAGCCAACACTAATAGAGGCACATGAACCGGCATTGCCTCGTACCGACGAAGCGCCAGTGGCTCCTTCTGTATTCCCGACGCAGTCACCAGCAGTCGAAAAGCAGCACGTCAACACACCGGGCAGTATTATATTGCAGTGGCTGTCGTATGCGTTTTGGGGCTGGCTGATCCTCGGGCTTATCTGGCTGGTGGGGATTATCGCTGTCAATGCGATTATGGGGGAGGCAGTTGAAGATGTCGTGCCATACGCCATGGCCGCGACGATCGTCCTGCTGCCGATTGCTTTCGTGACCGACCTGTTTTATCGCAAGCACGAACCGGCCAAAAAGACTGGCGCTGCCACCGTCATCATGGTAATTCATGTTGTGCTCTATGCCCTGCTTGGTATTGGTACCTTGATCGCGATGGTCTTTACACTGCTCAGTATGGTGATCGGCTCAAGCGACAGTCAGGACAGCCAGATGGTTGCCTTGTGGGTGCTTGGCGCGGCCACGGTTTTTTATGCGCTGACTTTCCTGCGCGTTCTCAATCCATTCAAGTCAAAACGCTTCGCTATGATTTTTAGCTTTGGCATGCTAGTGGTTACTTTGGGGCTGCTCGTTTGGGGCGTTGTCGGTCCGGTTGTCACAACAGTGAGCTTGAAAGATGATCGACGGATCGAGAGCCATCTCGGTGATGTTAATGATGCGGTCAATAGCTACATCAGCCAAAACCAGAAGCTGCCGGATAGTCTCAGTGATGTCCGGATTGCATCAGGGGACGGCGAGACGTTAGTCGATGATGGCTTGGTACGTTATGAGAAAGTGGGCATCGTAAAGTCTGAGATTTCTCAGAATGGGCAAGATGAGTATCGTTATAAACTTTGTGTTACTTATGACCACGCAGACGATTCCCTGTCAGATAGTTACCGTCAGAGCAGGGACAAAAACAGCGACTACTCAGATGGATATAACTATTATGTCGAAACATATGGCCATCCAGCTGGCGAAGTATGCTACAAGCTGGTTGAAACCGGCGATGATTATAGTTCTGAATCAAGCAGGTCCATATTCCAATAG
- a CDS encoding hypothetical protein (RAAC3_TM7_1_212) — MADREVVQEKSTCTRCGLTKSLTFEHVPPRGSGENGPTRLYNMLDALTAETVPWDFRGREFQNAQRGTGGYYLCSDCNSRTGRETVPAYLEMIRQTRAQNVIPLELQWARGASWQVSLHEIEPNAIARQVILMIACMNNHTFVRSKNLLTILLDKHYRPKKFEHGLYVFINAGALSVSYPAIVLGGLHGKMSVVTGVFTGTYSFQMELDQRTNPHGYADISNWITDFAHGETASIDLHIPILETNVGLPGAHQSRAEILQNLEQHRRSQTAR, encoded by the coding sequence ATGGCCGATCGCGAAGTAGTCCAGGAGAAAAGCACTTGTACGAGGTGCGGTCTCACGAAGTCGTTGACATTCGAGCACGTACCGCCACGTGGCTCTGGTGAAAACGGTCCAACTCGTCTCTACAACATGTTGGATGCGTTGACAGCAGAGACTGTTCCCTGGGATTTTCGAGGTCGAGAGTTTCAGAATGCTCAGCGTGGGACAGGCGGGTACTACCTATGCTCTGATTGCAATAGCCGGACAGGTCGCGAAACGGTACCGGCCTACCTTGAAATGATACGTCAAACAAGGGCTCAAAATGTAATTCCACTTGAGCTGCAATGGGCTCGTGGCGCTAGCTGGCAGGTTTCACTTCACGAAATTGAGCCTAATGCGATTGCGCGACAAGTCATCTTAATGATTGCATGCATGAACAATCACACTTTCGTGCGCTCAAAGAATCTGTTGACCATCTTGCTCGATAAGCATTACAGACCAAAGAAGTTTGAGCACGGACTGTATGTATTCATCAATGCCGGAGCTCTGAGCGTGTCATATCCCGCTATTGTTCTTGGCGGATTACATGGAAAGATGAGTGTCGTGACGGGCGTGTTCACTGGTACTTACAGCTTCCAGATGGAGCTAGACCAGCGTACTAATCCACATGGCTACGCAGATATATCAAATTGGATTACAGACTTTGCTCATGGCGAGACGGCGTCAATCGATCTACACATCCCTATTCTTGAAACAAATGTAGGATTACCCGGGGCTCACCAGTCTAGGGCAGAGATCCTCCAAAACTTGGAACAACACAGGCGCTCTCAAACGGCACGTTAG
- a CDS encoding hypothetical protein (RAAC3_TM7_1_213) produces the protein MIQIYQRHMIGGERHEHIAEVKWRNVRTQDTGRSSRAEMVGWLERSTTNKAIVGDYPTDYVYVGVVHPKNSDPYIRTYANKEWTDNLLSLPEY, from the coding sequence ATGATCCAAATATATCAACGTCACATGATTGGAGGCGAGCGTCACGAACATATCGCTGAGGTAAAGTGGAGAAACGTTCGTACGCAAGACACGGGACGATCATCCCGTGCAGAAATGGTTGGTTGGCTGGAGCGGTCGACAACAAATAAGGCAATTGTGGGAGACTACCCAACCGATTACGTATATGTTGGGGTTGTTCATCCTAAAAACTCAGACCCGTACATACGCACCTATGCGAATAAAGAGTGGACAGACAATCTCTTGTCGCTACCCGAGTACTAA
- a CDS encoding hypothetical protein (RAAC3_TM7_1_214) produces MTKPSFFSWIIIIGLIAGAIGYTAGIRTGIDQGTKKANAKAQSRIDEATKGADQAWSSYADLSRDYGKLSDKYDTLYNAAKAYVSITPYETRQPVTCNSYTYGMNNLSTTCY; encoded by the coding sequence ATGACAAAACCATCATTTTTTTCATGGATAATTATCATCGGTCTCATTGCGGGAGCCATAGGCTATACAGCTGGGATCCGTACTGGTATTGATCAGGGAACGAAAAAAGCAAACGCTAAAGCTCAATCGCGAATTGATGAGGCAACGAAGGGAGCGGATCAAGCCTGGTCGTCTTACGCAGACTTAAGCAGGGACTACGGAAAACTAAGTGATAAGTACGATACTCTCTATAACGCTGCTAAAGCATATGTTTCCATCACCCCCTACGAGACGCGCCAGCCAGTTACTTGCAACTCATACACTTATGGCATGAACAACCTTTCCACCACTTGTTATTGA
- a CDS encoding hypothetical protein (RAAC3_TM7_1_215), with translation METAQLAEGNIEELSTWKRERSIEELRSFVTERLTSLPDDDDVE, from the coding sequence ATGGAAACAGCACAGCTCGCAGAAGGAAATATAGAAGAACTATCCACTTGGAAAAGGGAACGAAGCATCGAAGAATTACGTAGCTTTGTCACCGAACGTCTCACTTCCCTGCCCGATGATGATGACGTTGAGTAG
- a CDS encoding hypothetical protein (RAAC3_TM7_1_216) has product MNTLDLLIIIVVAALIHASFQLSVSMLTLLGAHTIGSKRSQIRLVALTNSFTFGAAVMTMLIVSMAAFILSRYQNEQTMTILWIIGCGLLLGLGMAVWGFYYRKEQGTTLWLPRPLARYLSDRTKATKQTGEAFGLGLSSVIAELIFITAPVFIAALALIKLPTEWQPVGVLAYTFVSLLSLLVINGLIGSGHRISRIQRWREDNKRFLQFIAGSGLVALGFYIYVDQVLTPSVLALSGGL; this is encoded by the coding sequence ATGAACACTTTGGATCTACTTATCATCATCGTCGTGGCCGCACTGATCCACGCCAGCTTCCAGCTGAGTGTCAGTATGTTGACGCTGCTTGGTGCACATACGATCGGATCAAAACGTTCACAGATCCGCTTGGTTGCCCTCACCAACTCTTTTACCTTCGGTGCTGCTGTCATGACAATGCTCATCGTATCAATGGCGGCGTTTATCCTTAGCCGGTACCAAAACGAGCAAACTATGACCATACTATGGATCATCGGCTGCGGATTACTGCTTGGTCTGGGAATGGCTGTCTGGGGATTTTATTACCGGAAAGAGCAGGGGACAACACTCTGGCTTCCCCGTCCACTTGCCCGCTATTTGTCCGATCGTACCAAAGCTACCAAGCAAACCGGCGAGGCCTTTGGACTCGGGCTTTCTAGTGTAATCGCCGAACTGATCTTTATCACCGCACCGGTCTTTATCGCCGCACTCGCGCTTATCAAGTTGCCAACCGAATGGCAACCGGTGGGTGTCCTTGCCTACACGTTTGTTTCCCTGCTGTCGCTGCTCGTTATCAATGGCCTAATCGGCAGCGGCCATCGCATCAGTCGCATCCAGCGCTGGCGCGAGGATAATAAACGCTTTTTGCAATTCATCGCCGGTAGCGGGCTGGTCGCACTCGGCTTTTATATCTACGTCGATCAGGTGCTGACGCCGTCTGTACTCGCCTTGAGTGGAGGCCTCTAA
- a CDS encoding hypothetical protein (RAAC3_TM7_1_217), with translation MKKAAPIDVVKRDGKRPSEHFNPDKLHTSIMAACLSVRSPQGEASLTAQTVCDAVEHWCGQKSEITSADIRRIASTHLERIHPEAAYLYKHHRLVL, from the coding sequence ATGAAAAAAGCGGCACCAATAGACGTAGTCAAACGGGACGGGAAGCGGCCAAGCGAACATTTCAACCCAGATAAACTACATACCAGCATTATGGCGGCTTGCCTGAGCGTCCGTAGTCCACAAGGCGAAGCAAGCCTCACGGCACAAACTGTCTGTGATGCAGTGGAGCATTGGTGCGGCCAAAAATCTGAGATTACCTCTGCCGATATTCGTCGTATCGCCAGCACCCACCTAGAGAGAATTCACCCCGAGGCGGCGTATTTATATAAGCACCACCGATTGGTGCTATAG
- a CDS encoding Pyridine nucleotide-disulfide oxidoreductase (RAAC3_TM7_1_218) produces the protein MAKKHSFDYDLIVIGSGAGGSAAASITARNGQKVAIVEADTFGGDSPNWSDVPTKALLHAAQLYDEARHGARFGLRSNTLGYNYPSLRAWKELAVKRTGAGGNRKFYENEGIATYNSAAHFLSPNEISVNRRHLSAKTFLVATGSHWVAPDVQGLANVGYLTPRTILEAIRPPKSLFIIGAGTIGVEIAQLMAIFGTKVYLSEVASRILPKEDEEVGELMERLLEEQKGVTSLTQTRVLVAQKEGLQKKVTYTRGGVERSVKVDEILVATGRHPTVDLGLENASVEYTPKGIEVNEHLQTSARHIYAAGDVLGHSSHTHTALLESRVAAHNLQSKQKISPDYTATPRLTFTSPGIASVGLTEDDCLKRDLTVKKSLAPLNMIARSNTSDFRDGFVKLIADKNGTLIGATVVAPHAAEIIHELALAIKYSMTAHDLALTPHAFLSWSEAVRVAAGRIQT, from the coding sequence ATGGCCAAAAAACACTCATTTGACTATGATTTAATCGTCATCGGCAGCGGTGCCGGCGGGAGCGCGGCAGCCAGCATCACGGCCAGGAATGGTCAGAAAGTTGCTATCGTTGAAGCCGACACGTTTGGCGGTGACTCACCGAACTGGAGCGACGTACCGACCAAAGCCTTGCTGCATGCTGCCCAGCTCTACGACGAAGCCCGCCACGGTGCCCGCTTTGGCCTAAGATCCAACACGCTCGGCTACAACTACCCCAGCTTACGTGCCTGGAAAGAGCTGGCTGTCAAACGTACTGGGGCAGGTGGCAATCGCAAGTTTTACGAGAATGAAGGAATCGCCACGTATAACAGCGCCGCTCACTTCCTTAGCCCAAATGAAATCAGCGTCAATCGCCGCCACCTATCCGCCAAAACATTCTTGGTCGCCACTGGCTCGCACTGGGTTGCACCTGATGTCCAAGGCCTCGCCAACGTCGGCTACCTGACGCCTCGCACTATCCTCGAAGCCATCCGACCGCCAAAGAGTTTATTTATCATCGGTGCCGGTACGATCGGCGTCGAGATTGCCCAACTAATGGCAATTTTTGGCACCAAAGTCTACCTGTCTGAAGTCGCTAGCCGCATCCTGCCAAAAGAGGATGAGGAAGTGGGGGAGTTGATGGAGCGTCTTTTAGAAGAGCAAAAAGGCGTCACTTCCCTAACCCAGACTCGCGTACTCGTCGCCCAAAAAGAAGGCCTGCAAAAGAAAGTCACCTACACCCGCGGTGGCGTCGAACGCTCGGTTAAAGTCGATGAGATTCTGGTCGCCACCGGTCGTCATCCGACCGTTGATCTTGGCCTCGAGAACGCCAGCGTTGAGTATACTCCCAAAGGTATCGAGGTAAACGAACATCTGCAAACCTCGGCTCGACACATTTATGCAGCCGGCGACGTACTTGGCCACAGTAGCCACACACACACTGCCCTGCTCGAAAGCCGCGTCGCGGCGCACAACCTGCAGAGTAAGCAAAAGATCAGCCCCGACTACACCGCCACGCCCCGCCTCACCTTCACATCACCGGGCATTGCCTCGGTCGGCCTGACCGAAGATGACTGCTTGAAGCGCGACCTGACTGTAAAGAAATCCTTGGCACCACTCAATATGATCGCGCGTAGTAACACTAGCGACTTTCGTGATGGGTTCGTCAAACTAATTGCTGATAAAAATGGCACGCTCATCGGCGCGACCGTCGTCGCCCCGCACGCCGCCGAGATCATCCACGAGCTGGCATTGGCCATTAAGTACAGTATGACCGCCCACGACCTCGCCCTAACGCCACACGCCTTCCTCAGCTGGAGCGAAGCTGTCCGCGTCGCCGCCGGACGAATACAGACGTAA
- a CDS encoding hypothetical protein (RAAC3_TM7_1_219) produces MENQNENDPINNDSRPPESFVPPTSQQPANHEPSGSSFAPSPSADPVYVQSVPEQTVTQVPKPKKWLLPTVLIALIVLILIGTGLVAFAYLQNKPSSSASTTTGTDCTETAAPLTDSSAKTAYKIFVNALKSGDQTCVDKLSTDVFQKVQAQTFAASDGKWLSKVGDNSGVTDFKKLSNDLNADKFSTAPYVRADYSAYPGLADVGQPEGTTVKYTVKGDGGYDIHLNLSFVASSGKVLVDNLVVIPARIDE; encoded by the coding sequence ATGGAAAATCAAAATGAAAATGATCCGATAAATAACGACTCTCGTCCGCCAGAATCATTTGTCCCGCCGACGAGCCAGCAACCGGCTAATCATGAACCATCTGGTTCTTCGTTTGCGCCGTCACCGTCGGCCGACCCTGTCTATGTTCAATCTGTGCCCGAACAGACAGTAACCCAAGTTCCGAAGCCTAAAAAATGGCTTCTACCGACGGTGCTTATCGCTCTCATCGTGCTGATACTGATAGGAACTGGTCTGGTCGCGTTTGCTTATTTACAAAACAAGCCATCATCGTCAGCCAGTACGACCACAGGCACAGACTGTACTGAGACCGCTGCGCCGCTTACTGATAGCTCGGCAAAAACCGCGTACAAAATATTCGTAAATGCGCTCAAGTCGGGCGATCAAACATGTGTCGACAAACTCTCGACAGACGTATTTCAAAAAGTTCAGGCACAAACTTTTGCAGCCTCTGACGGAAAGTGGCTGAGTAAAGTTGGAGATAATTCAGGGGTGACTGACTTTAAAAAGTTATCGAACGATCTGAACGCAGACAAGTTCAGTACAGCACCGTATGTACGGGCTGACTATTCAGCCTATCCCGGGCTTGCCGATGTTGGACAACCTGAGGGGACGACCGTAAAATATACCGTTAAGGGTGACGGAGGGTACGATATCCATCTCAATCTTAGCTTCGTAGCCAGTAGTGGCAAAGTATTAGTTGACAATCTGGTCGTCATACCGGCTCGCATTGACGAATAG
- a CDS encoding Transmembrane efflux pump (RAAC3_TM7_1_221), translating to MTKQRLVLFIAVLASFVAFLDGSVVSVALPQISEEFGGNLLIQQWVNDAYLITLGMLILAAGSLSDIFGRKKVLLAGLVGFLVTSLFCALAQSGEQLVIARGLQGIAGALLVPSSLALIMSVFRGAAQSKAIGQWTGWTGVAFIVGPLIGGLMVDLFSWRLVFAINVIPIAAALILATQLRFDDKTRERARLDILGIVLGAVGLGGLVYALIEQGNFGWSHLSIWGTFAVGAVSLLFFVLHEARTKQPMLPLELFRVRNFSVGNIATFFIYAALSLQGFLLVIFLQQVAGFSATMAGLSSLPITIIMFFLSSRFGALSGKYGSRLFMSVGPIVAGIGTLYMLMAKVPTNYWMELLPGILLFGLGLSITVAPLTSAILGSIKSSQAGIGSAVNNAAARIAGLLSVAMIGLFVGKNIDLDGFYVGIIFCSTLLIAGGVVSAIGIQNKKT from the coding sequence ATGACAAAGCAACGTCTAGTGCTATTCATTGCCGTCTTGGCTTCATTTGTAGCGTTTCTTGATGGATCGGTAGTCAGTGTTGCCTTGCCACAAATCAGCGAGGAGTTTGGCGGCAATCTGCTGATTCAGCAGTGGGTGAATGACGCGTATCTGATAACCCTTGGTATGCTAATTCTTGCGGCTGGCTCGCTGTCGGATATCTTTGGTCGTAAAAAAGTACTGCTGGCGGGGCTTGTCGGTTTTTTGGTGACGTCACTCTTCTGTGCGCTTGCGCAAAGTGGTGAGCAATTGGTGATCGCGCGTGGCTTGCAGGGGATTGCCGGAGCGCTGCTTGTTCCGAGCTCTTTAGCGCTGATTATGAGTGTCTTTAGAGGTGCGGCGCAGTCAAAAGCAATCGGTCAATGGACCGGCTGGACGGGAGTTGCATTTATTGTCGGACCGCTCATCGGTGGATTGATGGTGGACTTGTTTTCGTGGCGACTAGTCTTTGCTATCAATGTGATCCCGATTGCCGCTGCACTCATTCTTGCTACTCAGCTGAGGTTCGATGATAAAACGAGGGAGCGAGCACGTCTTGATATCCTCGGCATTGTACTCGGGGCAGTAGGCCTTGGCGGGTTAGTGTATGCACTGATAGAACAGGGCAATTTTGGCTGGAGCCACCTGTCCATATGGGGAACTTTCGCCGTCGGTGCTGTCTCGTTACTTTTCTTTGTACTGCACGAAGCACGGACAAAGCAGCCCATGCTGCCGCTCGAGCTTTTTCGCGTTCGTAATTTTAGCGTTGGCAACATAGCGACGTTTTTCATCTACGCTGCGCTTTCCCTCCAAGGCTTTTTACTGGTGATCTTCCTCCAGCAGGTCGCTGGCTTTTCAGCTACCATGGCTGGTCTTTCTTCTCTACCAATTACGATTATCATGTTCTTTCTGTCTTCTCGTTTTGGCGCGCTCTCGGGTAAATACGGTTCACGTTTGTTCATGTCGGTTGGCCCAATTGTCGCCGGCATCGGTACGCTTTACATGTTGATGGCAAAGGTACCGACAAATTATTGGATGGAATTATTGCCTGGCATATTGCTGTTTGGTCTTGGACTTTCTATTACCGTCGCCCCACTCACCTCGGCTATTCTTGGCTCTATCAAGTCTTCTCAGGCTGGGATTGGTTCAGCGGTTAATAACGCTGCGGCTCGTATCGCTGGATTGCTGTCGGTCGCAATGATCGGTCTCTTTGTCGGTAAAAATATTGACCTAGACGGTTTCTATGTTGGCATTATTTTTTGCTCAACCTTGCTTATAGCAGGTGGTGTTGTATCTGCTATCGGTATTCAAAATAAAAAAACCTGA
- a CDS encoding hypothetical protein (RAAC3_TM7_1_222), translating to MAIKTLLRLAVGARLSADKLPPPLIHSGKSKLFQNFTALRDQRLNGRIIARFARSSASKGTRASTSFLSPLRDPATMRHFMARSQNQTQAQP from the coding sequence ATGGCCATAAAGACACTTCTGCGGCTGGCAGTTGGGGCAAGATTATCGGCAGACAAGCTGCCTCCTCCGCTTATTCATTCTGGCAAAAGTAAACTTTTCCAGAATTTCACTGCACTTCGCGACCAGCGACTGAATGGCAGGATTATCGCTCGCTTTGCTCGCTCCTCCGCTTCGAAAGGGACACGTGCAAGCACGAGTTTCCTTTCTCCGCTTCGCGACCCAGCGACCATGCGCCACTTCATGGCGCGGTCGCAGAACCAAACCCAAGCCCAACCATGA
- a CDS encoding hypothetical protein (RAAC3_TM7_1_224) — protein MKNINLRKTYYHFRHRYFTMNNVVVAIALLIAASWAWGSVQAMERNYNLQKELNHKQRELTLVELEKDTLRYQQKYYESDEYKELAIRERLGLILPGEKVLILPPNSVAAKSAGGEATAEETPRRVSESNIQQWINFLFGGAYRSLQK, from the coding sequence ATGAAAAACATAAATCTCCGTAAAACCTACTACCATTTCCGTCATCGCTATTTCACGATGAATAATGTTGTGGTGGCAATCGCCCTGCTTATTGCGGCCAGTTGGGCGTGGGGGTCGGTGCAGGCGATGGAGCGAAACTATAACTTGCAAAAGGAGCTCAACCACAAGCAGCGTGAGCTAACACTTGTCGAACTGGAGAAAGACACATTGCGTTACCAGCAAAAGTACTACGAGAGCGATGAGTACAAGGAGCTCGCCATTCGTGAACGGCTCGGCTTAATACTACCGGGGGAGAAGGTACTCATCTTGCCGCCAAATTCCGTGGCTGCCAAATCGGCTGGCGGTGAGGCGACAGCTGAGGAAACGCCGCGGCGAGTCAGTGAGAGTAATATCCAGCAGTGGATTAATTTCCTATTTGGTGGCGCCTATCGTAGCTTGCAGAAGTGA
- a CDS encoding hypothetical protein (RAAC3_TM7_1_225), protein MTEVLSNGTDKPRIFVDDEGDVRSIDDYPDMPDDDRADVATKKLPYHEREHAQYERPATLEESVERIRREDIARHAIRPLTAFEELVGGRAYDLADDLPRERPLDNVIRTIGTKVPEVREAVERFGLNELSTIQYEAMNNDTQKKHFVVAFQKFYNLILAHARRIVNVEGDLHLDHALMKYHSLDEPPEQVAEYGRYLEALLAAIDDTGIPARVGQDLQKFYTNDIKLRIILKNADYQKYQLTFKVAKDGQKTPMRDSHRLSA, encoded by the coding sequence ATGACAGAAGTACTTAGCAACGGTACTGACAAACCTCGTATCTTTGTAGATGACGAGGGCGACGTCCGCTCGATTGATGACTACCCTGATATGCCCGATGACGATCGTGCCGATGTAGCCACGAAAAAACTCCCGTATCATGAGCGGGAACATGCTCAGTATGAGCGCCCGGCTACACTAGAAGAGAGCGTTGAACGTATACGCCGTGAGGATATTGCTCGCCATGCTATTCGGCCGCTGACTGCTTTCGAGGAGCTGGTGGGTGGACGAGCCTATGACCTGGCTGACGATCTTCCCAGGGAGCGACCGCTTGATAATGTTATCCGCACGATTGGTACGAAAGTGCCGGAAGTCCGAGAAGCAGTCGAACGTTTTGGGCTGAACGAGCTAAGCACTATCCAGTATGAAGCGATGAACAACGATACGCAGAAAAAGCATTTTGTCGTGGCCTTCCAGAAATTTTACAATCTCATACTCGCACACGCTCGTCGTATTGTGAACGTCGAAGGTGACCTACATCTTGATCATGCTCTGATGAAGTATCACTCCCTCGACGAGCCACCAGAACAGGTGGCGGAGTACGGACGATACCTCGAAGCTTTGCTGGCGGCGATCGATGATACTGGTATACCGGCACGTGTCGGTCAGGACTTACAGAAGTTCTATACGAATGACATAAAGTTGAGGATTATACTGAAGAACGCCGACTATCAAAAATACCAGCTGACATTTAAGGTTGCAAAAGACGGTCAGAAAACACCTATGCGTGATTCGCATAGGTTGAGTGCGTAG